From the genome of Erythrobacter litoralis, one region includes:
- a CDS encoding aromatic ring-hydroxylating oxygenase subunit alpha produces MSREQLVGMTRSLVAHGEADTMELADEVVRVPASSYTDEDLFEREKRNIFRRLPLMVAPSCELPEPGDYKAMDICGVPLLLSRQKDGEIAAFLNMCTHRGNPLASGTGKASRFTCGYHGWTFRQDGDLLGVASPQDFGKVDKAAHCLKRFPVLERAGLIWVTLDPNSKLAIEDYLCGYDALLEAFGFSGWTLFAKRTLAGPNWKTAYDGYLDFYHLPVLHKDTFGADFFNRANYFTWGPHQRLASPSKFAQRTGSDEQIDLTQMSDEEIPQDALVQGVWTIFPHISIASFYGGGQRGALISQLFPGETVEESWTTQYYVMENRPETEEQVKSAHEQFDFLEVVVRDEDYATGKRQHEALQSGLMDHVLFGRNERGGQVFHQWAEKLVNASDEDLLDIFAREQRQAAE; encoded by the coding sequence ATGTCGCGCGAACAACTGGTCGGCATGACCCGCAGCCTCGTCGCGCATGGCGAGGCGGACACGATGGAGCTCGCCGACGAAGTCGTGCGTGTTCCTGCGAGCAGCTATACCGACGAGGACCTGTTCGAGCGCGAGAAGCGCAACATCTTCCGTCGCCTACCGCTGATGGTCGCGCCGTCCTGCGAATTGCCGGAACCGGGCGATTACAAGGCGATGGACATCTGCGGCGTGCCGCTGCTGCTGTCGCGCCAGAAGGACGGTGAAATCGCCGCCTTCCTCAACATGTGCACCCACCGCGGCAACCCGCTCGCCAGCGGCACGGGCAAGGCGAGCCGTTTCACCTGCGGCTACCACGGCTGGACCTTCCGCCAGGACGGCGACCTTCTGGGCGTCGCCAGCCCGCAGGATTTCGGGAAGGTCGACAAGGCCGCCCATTGCCTCAAGCGCTTCCCGGTGCTCGAACGCGCGGGGCTGATCTGGGTGACGCTCGATCCGAACTCGAAGCTCGCCATCGAGGATTACCTGTGCGGCTACGACGCGCTGCTCGAAGCCTTCGGGTTTTCAGGCTGGACCCTGTTCGCCAAGCGCACGCTGGCTGGACCGAACTGGAAAACCGCCTATGACGGCTATCTCGATTTCTACCACCTGCCGGTCCTTCACAAGGACACGTTCGGGGCCGATTTCTTCAACCGCGCCAACTACTTCACCTGGGGGCCGCACCAAAGGCTCGCGAGCCCGTCGAAATTCGCCCAGCGCACCGGGAGCGACGAGCAGATCGACCTCACGCAGATGTCGGACGAGGAAATCCCGCAGGACGCGCTGGTGCAGGGCGTGTGGACGATCTTCCCGCACATCTCGATCGCGAGCTTCTACGGCGGCGGGCAGCGCGGCGCGCTGATCAGCCAGCTCTTCCCCGGAGAAACGGTCGAGGAAAGCTGGACCACGCAATATTACGTGATGGAGAACCGGCCCGAGACCGAGGAGCAGGTCAAATCCGCCCACGAACAGTTCGACTTCCTCGAGGTCGTCGTGCGCGACGAGGACTACGCCACCGGCAAGCGCCAGCACGAGGCGCTGCAATCGGGACTGATGGACCACGTCCTGTTCGGCCGCAACGAACGCGGCGGGCAGGTCTTCCACCAATGGGCCGAGAAGCTCGTGAACGCCTCGGACGAAGATCTGCTCGACATCTTCGCGCGCGAGCAGCGGCAGGCGGCGGAATAG
- a CDS encoding nuclear transport factor 2 family protein, with protein MADTREANIALATRYYEALEAGDFEALAALHADDVVFNLVGSTPVSGRWVGKAECFGPLVADKVVGKLVPETVQFSRQWRIMCADENCVVGIMRGGGMGVNGHEYLQTYCQVMTIRDGRIAELHEFFDTALVELALNDNPTAKGPSEVARPFEF; from the coding sequence GTGGCCGACACGCGCGAGGCCAACATCGCGCTGGCGACGCGCTATTACGAGGCGCTGGAGGCGGGAGATTTCGAGGCGCTGGCCGCGCTCCACGCCGACGACGTGGTGTTCAACCTCGTCGGCTCGACCCCGGTTTCGGGGCGCTGGGTCGGCAAGGCGGAATGTTTCGGGCCGTTGGTCGCCGACAAGGTCGTGGGCAAGCTGGTCCCCGAAACCGTGCAGTTCTCACGGCAGTGGCGGATCATGTGCGCGGACGAGAACTGCGTCGTCGGCATCATGCGCGGCGGCGGCATGGGCGTGAACGGCCACGAATACCTGCAGACCTACTGTCAGGTGATGACCATCCGCGACGGCAGGATCGCCGAGCTGCATGAATTCTTCGACACCGCGCTGGTCGAACTGGCGCTCAACGACAATCCCACGGCGAAGGGGCCGAGCGAGGTGGCCCGGCCGTTCGAATTCTAG